A DNA window from Plasmodium brasilianum strain Bolivian I chromosome 12, whole genome shotgun sequence contains the following coding sequences:
- a CDS encoding hypothetical protein (conserved Plasmodium protein): MDPLPVLEELENDLKLLIIETKKKKICIKEKTEIFIIKIKNYNSIIKCNKNHLLNSFEFPIDEIIEIVNIGVNINSHKIICICLLIVQRVVFYILYIIDNRDMIKSFKEINIEKQIEKITNKLFDLTFIEDKKILIKILQIILAAFSPKYIEFYNKDNINTLLKILYAIYYTSLYDNNHVLYQTCCAAYEQLLNSLIDVCNKENLVYYNACNDYKKKGKTNLDKKKKRKIINNNDYHDSDSDSDKDEDHSSCVNFYFENFDLQYNTNSPVDLIYINDLNNRSNRKNKYKLISLIHYLCYCCFVNIRTKYNSDYITHSSEYGIASDEKEYRNKKKDPSNNCEHLESHIKNNTYNDNFEFSIREEKYKDDYKTIHLNFKQRCDSNKLGKNYLNNEQLSIQNSEKKKKEKDHNSVDDCTNRNPSAFCNYSQNSLSSKKKNGLNNVTTVNNSSNVCTLAEKENIFKEEVCKTGSFKNDEKENSISSRSSNNNRNSNSYNKCGAKNSNIRKLLKILKSSNSKHEDDDFNNIEFNENKCVNFREKRTDILSSYNKNNLILPFNFCLDLLYVFLNNFEYFLQNFEFFKLLKFEIIYIVLISLKYNLHMDVFYRCLKIFKIICHQYFQYFLGEIKYLLHILIHYLCLNESCSKLFIVLNFFFYLFDNTLTLFHLYKYFYYESRHKKGILLRTDTQVDYEGENHNEAVNDKEMVDDKEMANDNEMANDNEMANDKEMANDSRVAKGKKQKKKKGRNNLEQAYSTVKHNSVKEEKHEYKHEISQDMKCNLDKMNEVRRMNDDGNKTNMKSYIKQSKNSLNTDVKVYNEEQMKSELNADYENNNRTMKRLSDQEDNYTDKDDFVFIKIVEYISKIIHELLFLHSIDVTKMYIHLKIFKYDRIYTTEKNIDHIIDKVRSKSNNNFTKDENCDIEEEIEMKDKNQCKAGKEKEKEKKENGRRHNEEKIITKGKRKTELNEISFCNFLSYPLILPNNYINPRENFYLFKFSTEKKVSKILFDDLCYKDADEILLLASSVDSILSIINSFYVIFLNILKKSFNQYCFATIDLNDEKNLQKTNLSTDRSTMFNEEMWTGKKIQTEKYNNVGDNRHKSGNTFLRSGVNNVENLNFYYEVERRIEHYNNSSIVQVNEDTKGDINSSYYSGMTYINNNTNDKANNYCSSNRSNDYYFSGEQKYYNCADNAHNTDKIEKDSNLYGKKNNSYDEHISLFCYVFNSTCRYFISSLCLIFSYTNTLDPCFFSGFQKLIFISTHLKINICTRACLQTLTKCSSIFTLENSPFFLKILRNFEKQDNNVRAKKNKIGNRTNYKGTSSSPSNENKNPFFKSNKPNSSDKNTVNSYKTQGDISTTHNIKHKSVKRNNNKNVYKLNTKEKDMRTSGEVNIVNYSISNCDDNIECSIFKEDIKDSVKMVDMYNEQKNVHARDKSETNVNLKNATEKGKDGEVAQNGIHDTGNDRNLENRKMCDVNGTNNSNSVYNVNKTDNYVEFHKRKSGTSKDSLNIAYNNAHNNIRSDENKEMYKGSSFTGENNLLGREPISKKVSIETVESNFVSYKSTLNEDLLKYFDEIIGVILKESYYMNNDLNNVKYILSIKAVISIFYVYGDNLDFDNWLKLINLFVEINYIYKYISAIENKTIEFLNFLYLMNKNEEDFVFSLRKRLIDSDKKTYIQNINSKSIEFCYFILRFIQKNPVLCAEITVIFSSFSYFFKNTIFYSISTLMNILNSIHFMIFNQFFKQKKFVHKQSNSSNYKNSATKSDNENSSSYNADKALTQNNNAAYNNYLSDIDCKDRSAGSNNDMLKPSNDDSSNDKDVNDMRSYNNLIADNAAADANKYCGGQNSLNNLCFIKKRKKETEHADRNRENVHLIDLRKNNFNKSNRKKNITEKYMDFVYKNDDIFEIFYYYLSHFDPMYASYFTYYSEMFFLKKNAKQKNKDRDINQYDCTNIQKHSGLSNSKTEFENNSNGSRINSNRNRSSNSSSSSSNINSKSNSNGNSDSNSDSGEATKERIYIVLKRLEKCYIFEDFYPLYMIEMLCVINMNKITHIYNNCCMSILLLSLCKNSDIQKKSIDTLFNIIKKSIVHYKYNFKIQLLLFKPFFFFIINPYVCYRSYFISSFLNFIRKNASFFNKGMWLFIIFLLYVSIKKELKKKSLKSLNEGENQDILEENISNINNIFNILEIIIVDYIEEIPVCKIMEVIIHMLILFASLNVLSNNTSFRAINFSWSFVDYIINCFDLLKHNINKNIKEVKKKDTENGSRKENKLLHICFMENKKMYIFQDEIKMKNIKMKSFFIFILNHLTKLCFDERIEVRNCSIKTIMSILSAHIYKFDFFFYKTSICLLLKRLSIKYYYKIQDYFKLEKENKEHTDAIELRDKLRNEIPTLDMSNQNSNNRINYNYDCNEHNSYNNNVRNNCSSRKCENNESANGFIMDGTESYRNTSSENTVTHNEDVLKATRINSCSVNGFNDLVDATEKFSLFDNPESASNMLREAFTNSFKNLIEEQEGYLTGKKKKKKDKKKEKKKKKKRSDLLDEVENIMMLPIINASKFLEVDKSYDLYDYVNANFSKIIIHHSRDSILKQWIESFILIIEGSNRILLEQKNYKKFYFFYDTFVCILKTILFTDYYSKNMFELHISILQILNNIFMSKFTYFGVSYFTMKNSITTKKTYTDYLNIFDKCFFYIYNYAYSINDQKIKDFLIKLITENLKNIHSDKCIYVNSLMYLHLFHLLFASNLEVSVNEDEIKKKKNFSFLNYDSLLNKLYFDYFIDNESGGNKDKKCNYEEPYDKKEDSGNIMDNVLKLEAEKSQTSNSGEKLSFANSHFSYEYKTDNSIIDPLNIYNILENNKEIYDIKESMTYQYMKKKDIYKDYLNSNIINSDIFTIIMYIFLTLEYDHINLLINYELRNSVKLLLHTLSDNEQKREICTKLVNFLFNDKALFNENLDEIIDKIELNDTYNKLEMDMNKNERSVENKECNRLFTLNYKKLYPLNNYVESFQLFSIGLFNYFSPCYIYYIHNKFNLYPNYNMNLIFSIMLCNFVRQEYCSLYYQKEKDYFVSFINMFPYIIATHVKCFLYNLNNNSCFVYYESIIILLKITYSVLQKCTIIPKDSQLKYWYSVIFSIEKILCVNCSNDKIDMLDIMLIKFIRNNYLIEKSLVPLFIKIYLTKIISELNDKKRRAFSSWTLQILFEEYEKMTKENYNDHYYTIFITLVMLKKCVLTLKNFSSGIDENNADEVLFILYEMKKLKCYYSYIDIKKSSSILKFTEDKAHMFICYPYLLDCLNTKNSYECDPCLNNCSNCVVITFVILNSLMGKDRNETDSKKKHTFKDENVCKYYLIDFCPHDLFPNTKSDIGRCKNIHSEVLKEQLENDENYKYYLAKYQQKFMKTLEKIVEMADIKIQRSREKLKQLSENSKNPLDKKEKIESINSHICDLLKQAEEAGEKGDLVKGTSFNNQITTLQAEIKRLNEEPDQTSETNLKVCEVCGAMKSIGDLIQRFENHVNGKQHLGFEKIRNTLSKLKNELKEREKIIEEHRKTKHSNENNHSKREKSYREHEHKRRSSNHRKSSKRHRSHDKSSRTHHSIRSKRSRKHSSTHRSKSNSTSHSSDRHKERSNRYN; the protein is encoded by the exons ATGGATCCACTACCGGTGTTAGAAGAATTagaaaatgatttaaaattattaattattgaaacaaaaaaaaaaaaaatatgtataaaagagaaaactgaaatatttattataaaaataaaaaattacaatagtataataaaatgtaataaaaatcatttattaaatagtTTTGAATTCCCCATAGATGAAATAATTGAAATTGTGAATATAGGCGTTAATATTAATAGccataaaattatttgtatttgtttattaataGTTCAACGTGTTGtgttttacatattatacataatagaTAATAGAGATATgataaaaagttttaaagaaattaatatagaaaaacaaatagaaaaaatcACAAATAAATTGTTTGACCTGACTTTTATTGAAGATAAGAAAATTCtgattaaaatattacagaTCATTTTAGCAGCATTTTCAccaaaatatattgaattctataataaagataatattaatacaCTGCTCAAGATTTTGTATGCTATTTATTATACGTCcttatatgataataatcATGTTTTATATCAGACATGTTGTGCTGCGTATGAGCAGTTGCTAAATTCGTTGATTGATGTATGTAACAAAGAAAATCTAGTTTATTATAATGCATGTaatgattataaaaaaaaagggaagacGAATTTAgacaaaaagaagaaaagaaaaataataaataataatgattatCATGACAGTGATAGTGATAGCGACAAGGATGAAGATCATTCAAGTTGTGtaaacttttattttgaaaattttgattTACAGTATAATACAAACAGTCCTGTAgatttaatatacataaatgatCTAAATAATAGGAGtaataggaaaaataaatataagctAATATCATTAATTCATTACTTGTGCTATTGTTGTTTCGTAAATATTCGAACAAAATACAACTCAGATTATATAACCCATTCAAGCGAATATGGTATTGCAAGTGACGAAAAagaatatagaaataaaaaaaaagatccAAGTAATAATTGTGAACATTTGGAAagtcatattaaaaataacactTATAACGATAATTTCGAATTCAGTATTagagaagaaaaatacaaagaTGATTATAAAACCATTCATTTGAACTTTAAACAAAGGTGTGATTCTAATAAATtgggaaaaaattatttaaataatgagcAATTATCAATTCAaaatagtgaaaaaaaaaagaaagaaaaagatcaTAATTCTGTAGATGATTGCACAAACAGAAATCCTTCTGCTTTTTGCAATTATAGTCAAAATTCATTAagtagcaaaaaaaaaaatggtttaAATAATGTAACAACTGTAAACAACAGTAGCAATGTTTGTACCTTGGCGGAGAAGGAGAATATATTTAAGGAAGAAGTTTGCAAAACGGGAAGctttaaaaatgatgaaaaagaaaatagcaTCAGTAGTAGAAGCAGCAACAACAACAGAAACAGTAATAGTTATAACAAATGTGGCgcaaaaaattcaaatattagaaaattgttgaaaattttgaaaagttCAAACTCAAAGCATGAGGATGATGATTTTAATAACATagaatttaatgaaaataaatgcGTGAATTTCCGTGAGAAGAGAACAGACATACTATCgagttataataaaaataatttaattttgccatttaatttttgcttGGATTTattgtatgtttttttaaataattttgaataCTTTTTACagaattttgaatttttcaaattattaaaatttgaaattatttatatagtattaatatcattaaaatataatttacacaTGGATGTTTTTTATAgatgtttaaaaatttttaaaatcatttGTCACCAATATTTCCAATATTTTTTAGGCGAAATTAAATacttattacatatattaattcattatttatgtttgAATGAATCATgttcaaaattatttattgttttaaatttttttttctatctgTTTGATAATACCTTGacactttttcatttatataaatatttttattatgaaagTAGACATAAAAAGGGCATTCTCTTGAGAACTGATACTCAGGTGGACTATGAAGGGGAAAACCATAACGAAGCGGTGAATGATAAGGAAATGGTGGACGATAAGGAAATGGCTAATGATAACGAAATGGCTAATGATAACGAAATGGCGAATGATAAAGAAATGGCGAATGATAGCAGGGTGGCAAAGGGGAAAAAgcagaagaaaaagaaaggacGAAATAATTTAGAACAAGCTTATTCCACAGTAAAGCATAACAGTGTTAAAGAAGAAAAGCATGAATATAAACATGAAATATCACAGGACATGAAATGCAATCTCGATAAAATGAATGAGGTCAGGAGGATGAATGACGatggaaataaaacaaatatgaaGAGTTATATTAAGCAATCAAAAAACTCATTGAATACCGATGTGAAAGTATATAACGAGGAACAAATGAAATCTGAACTAAATGCAGATTAtgagaataataatagaacTATGAAAAGACTAAGTGATCAGGAGGATAATTATACTGATAAGGACGATTTCGTTTTTATAAAGATTGTTGAATACATTAGCAAAATTATAcatgaattattatttttacattcaaTAGATGTAACtaaaatgtatattcatttaaaaatatttaaatatgataGAATATATACGACCGAAAAGAATATAGATCATATTATTGATAAGGTTAGAAGTAAGTCGAATAATAATTTCACAAAGGACGAGAACTGTGATATAGAGGAAGAGATAGAGATGAAGGACAAGAATCAATGTAAAGcaggaaaagaaaaggagaaagaaaaaaaggaaaatggaAGAAGacataatgaagaaaaaataataacaaaaggAAAACGAAAAACAGAACTAAATGAAATatcattttgtaattttttgaGCTACCCTTTAATATTGCcaaacaattatataaaccCAAGagagaatttttatttatttaaattttctacagaaaaaaaagtaagtaaaatattatttgatgATTTGTGTTACAAAGATGCCGATGAAATTCTCTTACTTGCATCATCCGTAGATAGCATTTTATCCataataaattctttttatgtaatttttttaaatatactaaaaaaatcttttaatCAATATTGCTTTGCAACAATAGATTTAAacgatgaaaaaaatttacaaaaaacaaatttgtCAACAGATCGTAGTACGATGTTTAATGAAGAAATGTggacaggaaaaaaaatacaaacgGAGAAATACAACAATGTAGGTGATAATAGACACAAATCTGGTAATACATTTTTGCGATCCGGTGTGAATAATGTGGAgaacttaaatttttattatgaagtAGAGCGAAGAATAGAGCATTATAATAACAGCTCGATTGTACAGGTGAATGAAGACACAAAAGGAGATATTAATAGCAGTTATTATAGCGGAATGACGTATATTAATAACAACACAAATGATAAAGCAAATAATTACTGCAGTAGTAATAGAAGTAATGATTACTATTTTAGTGGTGAACAAAAGTATTATAATTGTGCAGATAATGCTCATAATACGgacaaaattgaaaaagataGTAATCTTTATgggaagaaaaataattcatacGACGAGCACATATCGTTATTTTGTTATGTATTTAATTCTACGTGTagatattttatatcttcattgtgcttaattttttcatatacaaACACGTTGGATCCTTGTTTTTTTAGTGGATTTcagaaattaatttttatcagtactcatttaaaaataaatatttgtacaaGAGCATGTCTGCAAACGTTGACCAAATGTAGtagtatatttacattagaaaattctcctttttttttgaaaattcttcgaaattttgaaaaacaaGATAATAATGTCAGagcaaagaaaaataaaataggtaACAGAACTAATTACAAAGGAACTAGCTCAAGCCCTTCTAACGAGAATAAAAAtcccttttttaaaagtaataaacCAAATTCTAGTGATAAGAATACCGTGAATTCATATAAAACTCAAGGTGATATTTCCACGACACATAATATTAAGCATAAATCAGTTAAaagaaacaataataaaaatgtttacaaATTAAATACTAAGGAAAAAGATATGCGTACTAGTGGAGAAGTTAACATTGTTAATTATTCTATAAGTAACTGTGATGATAATATAGAatgttctatttttaaagaagaCATCAAGGATTCTGTTAAAATGGTTGATATGTATAATGAACAGAAAAATGTGCATGCAAGAGATAAAAGTGAAACAAATGTTAACTTGAAAAATGCAacagaaaaaggaaaagatggGGAAGTGGCCCAAAATGGTATACATGACACAGGGAATGATCGAAATTtggaaaatagaaaaatgtgTGATGTGAATGGTACTAATAATTCTAACAGTGTGTATAACGTGAATAAAACTGATAACTATGTCGAATTTCATAAGAGAAAGAGTGGCACATCTAAAGACTCCCTTAACATAGCTTATAATAATGCACATAATAATATCCGTAGTGATGAAAACAAAGAAATGTACAAAGGTAGTAGTTTTACAGGTGAAAACAATTTACTTGGTAGGGAACCTATTTCCAAAAAAGTGAGCATAGAAACTGTTGAGTCAAATTTTGTTTCTTACAAATCAACATTAAATGAAGacttgttaaaatattttgacgAAATTATCGGTGTGATTTTGAAAGAGtcatattatatgaataatgacttaaataatgtaaaatatattttatcaataaAAGCTGTAATTAGTATATTCTATGTATATGGTGATAATTTAGATTTTGATAATTGGTTAaaactaataaatttatttgtcgaaattaattatatatataaatatatatctgctatagaaaataaaaccatcgaatttttaaattttctttatcttaTGAATAAGAATGAAGAAgattttgtattttcattACGTAAACGTCTGATTGACTCAGATAAAAAAAcctatatacaaaatataaattcaaaGAGCATAGAATtctgttattttatattaagatTTATACAGAAAAATCCTGTATTATGCGCAGAAATTACTGtaatattttcttccttttcttatttttttaaaaatacaattttttatagcATATCCACGCTGATGAACATATTAAATTCCATTCACTTCATGATATTTAATCAATTTTTTAAGCAGAAGAAATTTGTTCATAAACAGTCTAATAGctcaaattataaaaacagtGCTACGAAAAGTGATAACGAAAACTCTTCTTCATATAACGCGGATAAGGCCTTaacacaaaataataatgctgcatataataattacctAAGTGATATAGATTGTAAAGATAGAAGTGCAGGTAGTAACAATGATATGTTGAAGCCTAGTAATGACGATAGCAGTAATGACAAGGATGTCAACGATATGAGAAGTTATAATAATCTCATAGCCGACAATGCTGCAGCTGATGCGAATAAGTACTGTGGTGGACAAAACTCACTCAACAATTTATGCTTCAtcaagaaaaggaaaaaagaaacggAACATGCAGATAGAAATAGAGAAAATGTACATCTCATagatttaagaaaaaataattttaataaatcaaatagaaagaaaaacataactgaaaaatatatggacTTTGTTTATAAGAATGATgatatatttgaaatattttattattatttatctcATTTTGACCCTATGTACGCCTCGTATTTCACATATTACAGTGAAATGTTTTTTCTAAAGAAGAATGCAAAGCAGAAAAATAAGGACAGGGATATAAATCAATATGATTGTACAAACATTCAGAAACACAGTGGATTATCAAATAGTAAAACCGAGTTTGAAAACAACTCAAATGGTAGCAGAATTAACAGTAACCGTAATAGgagtagtaatagtagtagtagtagtagtaacatTAATAGTAAGAGTAATAGTAATGGTAATAGTGATAGTAATAGTGATAGTGGTGAAGCTACGAAGGAACGTATTTATATTGTTCTAAAGCGGTTAGAAAAGTGCTATATCTTTGAAGACTTTTACCCATTATATATGATAGAAATGTTGTGTGTAattaatatgaacaaaataacacatatttataacaatTGTTGTATgagtattttattattatccttATGCAAAAATAGTgatattcaaaaaaagagTATTGATACgctatttaatataataaaaaaatctatagtacattataaatataatttcaaaattcagcttcttttatttaaaccattttttttctttataataaatCCATATGTATGCTATcgttcttattttattagctCGTTTTTGAactttattagaaaaaatgcttcattttttaacaaGGGTATGTGgctatttattattttcctctTATATGTGTCTatcaaaaaagaattaaaaaaaaaaagtctaaAAAGTTTGAATGAAGGAGAAAATCAAGATATTCTTGaggaaaatatatcaaatattaacaacatttttaatattttagaaattatAATTGTAGACTATATTGAAGAAATACCAGTATGCAAAATTATGGAAGTGATAATACATATGCTTATATTATTTGCATCCTTAAACGTTTTGAGTAATAATACATCATTTAGagctattaatttttcttggTCCTTTGTGGACTACATTATAAATTGTTTTGATTTATtgaaacataatataaataagaatatcaaggaagtaaaaaaaaaagatacagAAAATGGAAGCagaaaggaaaataaattattgcatatatgctttatggaaaataaaaaaatgtatatatttcaagacgaaattaaaatgaagaatataaaaatgaaaagcttttttatttttattttaaatcatttaaCGAAACTTTGTTTTGATGAAAGAATAGAAGTTAGAAATTGTAGTATTAAAACAATTATGAGCATTCTGTCGgcccatatatataaattcgatttctttttttataagacaTCCATATGTCTGTTATTGAAAAGACttagtataaaatattattacaagaTACAggattattttaaattagaaaaagaaaataaggaGCATACTGACGCAATTGAACTGAGAGATAAACTGCGCAATGAAATACCTACGTTGGACATGTCAAATCAGAATAGCAACAATCGCATTAATTATAACTATGACTGTAATGAACACAACAGTTATAATAACAATGTCCGTAACAACTGTAGTAGCAGAAAATGCGAAAATAATGAAAGCGCGAATGGGTTCATTATGGATGGAACTGAGTCATATAGGAACACATCAAGTGAAAACACAGTAACGCATAATGAGGACGTTTTGAAAGCAACGAGAATAAACTCATGCTCTGTGAATGGGTTTAACGATTTAGTGGATGCCACTGAAAAATTTTCGTTGTTTGATAATCCTGAATCGGCTAGTAATATGTTGAGAGAAGCATTTACAAACAGTTTCAAAAACTTAATAGAAGAACAAGAAGGTTATttaacaggaaaaaaaaaaaagaagaaagataagaagaaagagaagaaaaagaaaaagaagagatCGGATTTATTGGATGAAGTAGAGAATATTATGATGTTACCCATTATCAATGCTAGCAAATTTTTGGAAGTAGATAAAAGTTATGATTTATATGATTACGTTAATGcaaattttagtaaaattattattcatcATTCTAGGGACAGTATACTAAAGCAATGGATcgaaagttttattttaattatagaaGGATCTAACAGGATATTACTTGAGCAAAAGaattataagaaattttattttttttatgacacatttgtatgtatattaaagACCATATTGTTTACTGATTATTATAGTAAGAACATGTTTGaattacatatatctatattgcaaatacttaataatatttttatgtccAAATTTACCTATTTTGGTGTATCTTACTTTACAATGAAAAATTCCATAACAACTAAAAAAACATACACAGattatttaaacatttttgataaatgttttttttatatatataattatgcttATTCTATCAATGATCAAAAGATTAAAGACTTTTTAATTAAGCTCATTAcagaaaatttaaagaatatacattctgacaaatgtatatacgtgAATTCTTTGATGTATTTGCATTTGTTTCATTTGTTATTTGCCTCCAATTTAGAGGTTTCCGTGAATGaagatgaaataaaaaaaaaaaaaaatttttcctttttaaattatgattccttattaaataagctatattttgattatttCATTGACAATGAATCGGGGGGAAACaaggataaaaaatgtaattatgAAGAACCCTATgacaaaaaagaagatagTGGTAATATAATGGATAATGTACTCAAATTAGAAGCAGAAAAAAGTCAAACTTCAAATTCCGGGGAAAAACTATCTTTTGCAAATAGTCATTTTTCATATGAATACAAAACAGATAATTCTATCATTGATccattaaatatttacaatatattagaaaacaataaagaaatatatgatataaaagaAAGTATGACGTAtcaatatatgaaaaagaaagatataTACAAAGATTACTTAAATagcaatataataaatagtgatatttttacaattattatgtatatatttctaacGTTGGAATATGATCATATTAACCTTTTGATAAATTATGAGCTTCGAAATTCAGTGAAACTTTTATTACATACCCTTTCAGACAATGAACAGAAAAGAGAGATCTGTACCAAATTAGtaaatttcttatttaatgACAAGgcattatttaatgaaaatttggatgaaataattgataaaatagaattaaatgatacatataataaacttGAAATGGATATGAACAAGAATGAAAGAAGTgtagaaaataaagaatgtAATAGATTATTTAccttaaattataaaaaactttaccctttaaataattatgtagaAAGTTTTCAACTGTTTTCAATTGGGTTGTTCAATTATTTTAGTccatgttatatttattatattcataataaatttaatttatatccAAATTATAACatgaatttaatattttcaataatgCTTTGTAATTTCGTTAGACAGGAATATTGTAGTTTATATTATCAGAAGGAAAAAGACTATTTCgtttcttttataaatatgttccCCTATATTATAGCAACGCATGTGAAatgttttctttataatttaaataataattcttgCTTTGTATATTACGAGAGCATAATCATATTGTTGAAAATTACATATAGTGTACTTCAAAAGTGTACGATTATTCCTAAAGATAGTCAACTGAAGTACTGGTATTCTGTCATTTTTTCAATCGAGAAAATACTTTGTGTTAATT GTAGCAATGATAAAATTGATATGTTAGACATTATGCTCATAAAATTCATAaggaataattatttaatcgAAAAATCCCTGGTTCCgctatttataaaaatctaCTTG acaaaaattataagtgAACTGaatgacaaaaaaagaagagcCTTTTCAAGCTGGACATTACAAAT ATTATTTGAGGAATACGAAAAGATGACTAAGGAAAATTACAACGATCattattatactatttttattacattagtCATGCTAAAAAAATGCGTGTTAACATTAAAGAATTTTTCAAGTGGAATCGATGAA aATAATGCTGACgaagttttatttattttatatgaaatgaaaaaattaaaatgctATTATTCCTACATcgacataaaaaaaagcagTTCTATATTAAAATTCACAG AAGATAAAGCACACATGTTCATTTGTTACCCGTACCTTTTAGACTGCttaaacacaaaaaattc ATATGAGTGCGATCCATGTTTGAACAACTGTTCAAATTGTGTAGTTATCacttttgtaattttaa ATTCCCTAATGGGAAAGGACAGAAACGAAACggattcaaaaaaaaaacacacttttaaagatgaaaat GTAtgcaaatattatttaattgatTTTTGTCCTCATGATCTTTTTCCAAATACAAAAAGTGATATAGGGAG ATGCAAAAACATACATTCAGAAGTGCTAAAAGAGCAACttgaaaatgatgaaaattataaatattatttagcCAAATATcaacaaaaatttatga aaacaTTAGAAAAAATCGTTGAAATGgctgatataaaaatacaaagaagcagagaaaaattaaagcaGTTGTCAGAAAATTCCAAAAATCCCCttgataaaaaggaaaa aaTAGAAAGTATTAACAGCCACATATGCGACCTACTGAAGCAGGCTGAAGAAGCAGGAGAAAAg GGAGATTTAGTAAAGGGTACTAGTTTTAACAACCAAATTACTACGTTACAAGCGGAAATTAAAAGATTGAATGAAGAACCTGATCAGACAAGTGAAACTAACTTGAAG GTATGCGAAGTATGCGGTGCAATGAAGTCAATAGGTGACCTCATTCAACGATTTGAAAATCATGTCAATGGGAAACAGCATTTAggttttgaaaaaataagaaacacattgagtaaattaaaaaatgaattaaaagagagagaaaaaattattgaagaACATCGAAAAACGAAACAttctaatgaaaataatcACTCAAAACGTGAGAAGAGTTATAGAGAACATGAACATAAAAGAAGATCTAGCAATCATAGAAAAAGCTCAAAACGTCATAGATCGCATGATAAAAGTAGTAGGACACACCACTCTATTAGGAGCAAACGCTCCAGAAAACATTCGTCAACCCACAGAAGTAAATCAAATAGCACTAGTCATTCATCCGATAGACATAAAGAGCGTTCTAATAGATACAATTGA